A DNA window from Bombus vancouverensis nearcticus chromosome 6, iyBomVanc1_principal, whole genome shotgun sequence contains the following coding sequences:
- the INTS7 gene encoding integrator complex subunit 7 isoform X2: MIGMRMNAFNDTGLGEPEQDANTALIELDKGMFIVFKLTSNQFFYSSYRSKRYFLGLRSTKIGEQCEAIVRFPRLFEKYPFPILINSSLLKLAEVFRTGSNFLRVWVLRVCQQSEKHLDKILNVDEFVRRIYSVIHSNDPVARALTLRTLGSVAGIIPERQQVHHSIRRSLDSHDSVEVGAAIYAAQMFAAQSKLFAVSMCSKISDMIRGQATPASMKLQLIPILQYMHHDTFTASMVNELCMELLGSYPAVEFVRVTLSALSTLASATLIDVPQQVALLLRYLQDDPRLTIKRHALHLLHSLARRGAHLWPQGALNNLIESTTTLLQDGAGNKDLLIRTLDVIEVLSQSAVTCDANREEGNPLLSLCVNACYSPDPFIAVKAITILARVACYCYEENLPAYGIQDVVSCLESLIVLLALDDKYLYQLKVCLRSTVKLCQAQPSHCAIFVDAIGSTLFNTHAEGGQSEKQALALCEALGAIGSLGENTLLPLLPDILIKLEQTVHVHTKVMLCTLLFQMITGGYEWNSECLEAVEEVIKNVDGWAKYRIARSAARYGHHTIATQIFRSLKETVASEQLHFWLCGLELVTKAESFLIEKAGEIEGRERIHTVEKLNKAIARYASACASLKAASTPLRSLQFASEYSKLRCEFLQAIVQLLHSCRSLCTAPPPAITCTVVLSTKDDLQRYGRVTNQLRKSAQELKNCAENYQKLYQSAFDADPGSLINIRALQEICRLLANSIERVCNSTGIQTHQQNEVNFNFGDTVEMRQLARCCTELRRLAPSYIDEKKTTTLNHSRINCLVSQVMLLAGPKMRLPIPRYYFQALQATSVKLSVSPQPRVLGEPVSVPQGSQLALKVEGVLRHGRRASLYRSVAAVCISISTSPPSKINSDQKDSNTNELQQTVTPHRDFFACEFLLSLGSPGTTTTQCVSNTTNVNNNVNSSGGQYQVTASASILDKDGNVWKCGPRSTLQVRVHEEPTKRKLP, translated from the exons ATGATTGGTATGCGAATGAACGCGTTTAATGATACAGGACTTGGTGAACCAGAACAAGATGCAAATACCGCACTTATAGAATTAGATAAAGGTATGTTTATAGTCTTCAAGTTAACCTCGAATCAATTTTTCTACAGTTCTTATCGTagtaaaagatattttttagGTCTACGATCAACAAAGATTGGCGAACAATGTGAAGCCATAGTGCGATTTCCTCGATTATTCGagaaatatccttttcctatattaataaattcttctttattaaaattagCAGAAGTTTTTCGTACTGGCAGTAATTTTTTACGTGTTTGGGTCCTTAGAGTATGCCAGCAAAGTGAGAAGCATTtagataaaattttaaatgttgATGAGTTTGTGAGACGTATTTATAGTGTTATACATTCTAATGATCCTGTTGCTAGAGCTTTGACTCTGCGAACATTAGGCAGTGTGGCTGGTATTATACCAGAAAGACAACAg gTTCATCATAGTATAAGAAGATCATTAGACTCTCACGATTCAGTTGAAGTTGGAGCTGCAATATATGCTGCCCAAATGTTTGCTGCACAATCAAAATTATTTGCTGTTTCCATGTGTAGCAAAATATCTGACATGATTAGAGGTCAAGCAACGCCAGCATCAATGAAATTACAACTTATACCTATTTTACAATATATGCATCATGATACTTTCACAGCTTCAATG GTAAATGAGCTTTGTATGGAACTCCTTGGTAGCTATCCAGCCGTTGAATTTGTGAGAGTCACATTAAGCGCTTTAAGTACACTAGCTTCTGCAACATTAATTGACGTTCCACAACAAGTTGCTCTTTTATTACGTTACCTGCAAGACGATCCAAGATTGACTATCAAACGCCATGCTTTACATCTACTGCATTCGTTAGCAAGAAGAGGAGCACATTTATGGCCGCAGGGCGCACTTAATAATTTGATag aaagtACTACAACACTTCTACAAGATGGTGCTGGGAATAAAGACCTTCTTATACGAACGTTAGACGTAATCGAG gtACTTAGTCAGAGTGCAGTAACATGTGATGCAAACAGGGAAGAAGGAAATCCCCTACTATCATTATGTGTAAATGCTTGCTATTCTCCTGATCCTTTCATTGCAGTGAAAGCAATTACTATTTTAGCTAGAGTTGCATGTTATTG CTATGAAGAAAATTTGCCAGCTTATGGTATACAAGATGTTGTATCTTGTCTGGAATCTTTGATTGTACTATTAGCATTGGATGACAAGTATTTATATCAGTTGAAAGTTTGTTTACGTTCGACAGTAAAACTATGTCAAGCTCAACCTAGCCATTGTGCAATATTTGTCGATGCTATAGGTAGTACACTCTTCAATACTCATGCAGAAGGTGGACAAAGTGAGAAACAAGCACTTGCTTTATGCGAAGCATTGGGTGCTATTGGAAGTTTAGGTGAAAATACATTACTTCCACTTTTACCAGACATATTAATAAAACTTGAACAAACTGTGCATGTACATACAAAG GTAATGTTATGTACGCTACTTTTTCAAATGATAACGGGAGGATATGAATGGAATTCAGAATGTTTGGAAGCAGTAGAAGAGGTTATTAAAAATGTAGATGGTTGGGCTAAATATCGAATTGCACGTAGTGCTGCAAGATATGGTCATCATACGATAGCAACTCAAATATTTAGGAGTTTAAAGGAAACAGTTGCGTCTGAACAATTACACTTTTGGTTATGTGGTTTGGAATTAGTTACGAAAGCTGAAAGTTTTCTCAT TGAAAAAGCGGGAGAAATAGAGGGCAGAGAAAGAATTCATACGGTGGAGAAGTTAAACAAAGCTATTGCGCGTTACGCGAGTGCATGCGCTTCATTAAAAGCTGCTAGTACGCCATTACGAAGTTTACAATTTGCTAGCGAATATTCGAAATTACGGTGTGAATTTCTTCAAGCCATTGTGCAACTTTTACATTCATGCAG aTCTCTTTGCACAGCTCCACCACCTGCTATTACATGTACAGTAGTTTTAAGTACAAAAGATGACCTACAGCGATACGGACGTGTTACTAATCAG TTGAGGAAATCAGCTCAAGAACTTAAAAACTGTGCGGAGAACTACCAGAAACTTTATCAATCAGCTTTTGATGCTGATCCTGGATCATTAATAAACATACGAGC ATTACAAGAAATTTGTCGTTTGTTAGCGAACAGCATCGAGCGTGTTTGCAACAGTACAGGAATTCAAACGCATCAACAAAACGAAGTCAATTTTAATTTTGGCGATACCGTAGAAATGCGTCAACTGGCTCGCTGTTGCACCGAGTTACGTCGTTTAGCGCCAAGCTATATAGATGAAAAGAAGACAACTACACTTAATCATTCGAGAATAAACTGCTTAGTCTCACAGGTGATGTTATTAGCTGGACCAAAAATGAGATTACCTATACCTCGATATTATTTCCAAGCTTTGCAAGCAACCAGTGTCAAGTTGTCTGTCTCACCGCAACCACGTGTTCTTGGTGAACCAGTATCCGTTCCTCAAGGAAGTCAATTAGCGTTAAAAGTTGAAGGAGTGTTACGACATGGTCGACGCGCTTCTCTTTATCGTTCTGTCGCTGCTGTTTGTATTTCTATTTCTACTTCGCCTCCATCTAAGATTAATTCGGATCAGAAG GATTCTAATACCAACGAACTACAGCAAACGGTTACGCCACATCGCGATTTCTTCGCTTGTGAATTCTTACTTTCATTAGGAAGTCCGGGTACAACTACAACACAGTGTGTAAGTAATACCACTAATGTCAACAATAACGTAAACAGTAGTGGTGGACAATATCAAGTTACGGCAAGCGCGAGTATACTTGACAAGGATGGCAATGTGTGGAAATGCGGACCGCGTTCCACGCTTCAAGTCAGGGTACACGAAGAGCCAACTAAAAGAAAGTTACCATAA
- the INTS7 gene encoding integrator complex subunit 7 isoform X4, protein MIGMRMNAFNDTGLGEPEQDANTALIELDKGLRSTKIGEQCEAIVRFPRLFEKYPFPILINSSLLKLAEVFRTGSNFLRVWVLRVCQQSEKHLDKILNVDEFVRRIYSVIHSNDPVARALTLRTLGSVAGIIPERQQVHHSIRRSLDSHDSVEVGAAIYAAQMFAAQSKLFAVSMCSKISDMIRGQATPASMKLQLIPILQYMHHDTFTASMVNELCMELLGSYPAVEFVRVTLSALSTLASATLIDVPQQVALLLRYLQDDPRLTIKRHALHLLHSLARRGAHLWPQGALNNLIESTTTLLQDGAGNKDLLIRTLDVIEVLSQSAVTCDANREEGNPLLSLCVNACYSPDPFIAVKAITILARVACYCYEENLPAYGIQDVVSCLESLIVLLALDDKYLYQLKVCLRSTVKLCQAQPSHCAIFVDAIGSTLFNTHAEGGQSEKQALALCEALGAIGSLGENTLLPLLPDILIKLEQTVHVHTKVMLCTLLFQMITGGYEWNSECLEAVEEVIKNVDGWAKYRIARSAARYGHHTIATQIFRSLKETVASEQLHFWLCGLELVTKAESFLIEKAGEIEGRERIHTVEKLNKAIARYASACASLKAASTPLRSLQFASEYSKLRCEFLQAIVQLLHSCRSLCTAPPPAITCTVVLSTKDDLQRYGRVTNQLRKSAQELKNCAENYQKLYQSAFDADPGSLINIRALQEICRLLANSIERVCNSTGIQTHQQNEVNFNFGDTVEMRQLARCCTELRRLAPSYIDEKKTTTLNHSRINCLVSQVMLLAGPKMRLPIPRYYFQALQATSVKLSVSPQPRVLGEPVSVPQGSQLALKVEGVLRHGRRASLYRSVAAVCISISTSPPSKINSDQKDSNTNELQQTVTPHRDFFACEFLLSLGSPGTTTTQCVSNTTNVNNNVNSSGGQYQVTASASILDKDGNVWKCGPRSTLQVRVHEEPTKRKLP, encoded by the exons ATGATTGGTATGCGAATGAACGCGTTTAATGATACAGGACTTGGTGAACCAGAACAAGATGCAAATACCGCACTTATAGAATTAGATAAAG GTCTACGATCAACAAAGATTGGCGAACAATGTGAAGCCATAGTGCGATTTCCTCGATTATTCGagaaatatccttttcctatattaataaattcttctttattaaaattagCAGAAGTTTTTCGTACTGGCAGTAATTTTTTACGTGTTTGGGTCCTTAGAGTATGCCAGCAAAGTGAGAAGCATTtagataaaattttaaatgttgATGAGTTTGTGAGACGTATTTATAGTGTTATACATTCTAATGATCCTGTTGCTAGAGCTTTGACTCTGCGAACATTAGGCAGTGTGGCTGGTATTATACCAGAAAGACAACAg gTTCATCATAGTATAAGAAGATCATTAGACTCTCACGATTCAGTTGAAGTTGGAGCTGCAATATATGCTGCCCAAATGTTTGCTGCACAATCAAAATTATTTGCTGTTTCCATGTGTAGCAAAATATCTGACATGATTAGAGGTCAAGCAACGCCAGCATCAATGAAATTACAACTTATACCTATTTTACAATATATGCATCATGATACTTTCACAGCTTCAATG GTAAATGAGCTTTGTATGGAACTCCTTGGTAGCTATCCAGCCGTTGAATTTGTGAGAGTCACATTAAGCGCTTTAAGTACACTAGCTTCTGCAACATTAATTGACGTTCCACAACAAGTTGCTCTTTTATTACGTTACCTGCAAGACGATCCAAGATTGACTATCAAACGCCATGCTTTACATCTACTGCATTCGTTAGCAAGAAGAGGAGCACATTTATGGCCGCAGGGCGCACTTAATAATTTGATag aaagtACTACAACACTTCTACAAGATGGTGCTGGGAATAAAGACCTTCTTATACGAACGTTAGACGTAATCGAG gtACTTAGTCAGAGTGCAGTAACATGTGATGCAAACAGGGAAGAAGGAAATCCCCTACTATCATTATGTGTAAATGCTTGCTATTCTCCTGATCCTTTCATTGCAGTGAAAGCAATTACTATTTTAGCTAGAGTTGCATGTTATTG CTATGAAGAAAATTTGCCAGCTTATGGTATACAAGATGTTGTATCTTGTCTGGAATCTTTGATTGTACTATTAGCATTGGATGACAAGTATTTATATCAGTTGAAAGTTTGTTTACGTTCGACAGTAAAACTATGTCAAGCTCAACCTAGCCATTGTGCAATATTTGTCGATGCTATAGGTAGTACACTCTTCAATACTCATGCAGAAGGTGGACAAAGTGAGAAACAAGCACTTGCTTTATGCGAAGCATTGGGTGCTATTGGAAGTTTAGGTGAAAATACATTACTTCCACTTTTACCAGACATATTAATAAAACTTGAACAAACTGTGCATGTACATACAAAG GTAATGTTATGTACGCTACTTTTTCAAATGATAACGGGAGGATATGAATGGAATTCAGAATGTTTGGAAGCAGTAGAAGAGGTTATTAAAAATGTAGATGGTTGGGCTAAATATCGAATTGCACGTAGTGCTGCAAGATATGGTCATCATACGATAGCAACTCAAATATTTAGGAGTTTAAAGGAAACAGTTGCGTCTGAACAATTACACTTTTGGTTATGTGGTTTGGAATTAGTTACGAAAGCTGAAAGTTTTCTCAT TGAAAAAGCGGGAGAAATAGAGGGCAGAGAAAGAATTCATACGGTGGAGAAGTTAAACAAAGCTATTGCGCGTTACGCGAGTGCATGCGCTTCATTAAAAGCTGCTAGTACGCCATTACGAAGTTTACAATTTGCTAGCGAATATTCGAAATTACGGTGTGAATTTCTTCAAGCCATTGTGCAACTTTTACATTCATGCAG aTCTCTTTGCACAGCTCCACCACCTGCTATTACATGTACAGTAGTTTTAAGTACAAAAGATGACCTACAGCGATACGGACGTGTTACTAATCAG TTGAGGAAATCAGCTCAAGAACTTAAAAACTGTGCGGAGAACTACCAGAAACTTTATCAATCAGCTTTTGATGCTGATCCTGGATCATTAATAAACATACGAGC ATTACAAGAAATTTGTCGTTTGTTAGCGAACAGCATCGAGCGTGTTTGCAACAGTACAGGAATTCAAACGCATCAACAAAACGAAGTCAATTTTAATTTTGGCGATACCGTAGAAATGCGTCAACTGGCTCGCTGTTGCACCGAGTTACGTCGTTTAGCGCCAAGCTATATAGATGAAAAGAAGACAACTACACTTAATCATTCGAGAATAAACTGCTTAGTCTCACAGGTGATGTTATTAGCTGGACCAAAAATGAGATTACCTATACCTCGATATTATTTCCAAGCTTTGCAAGCAACCAGTGTCAAGTTGTCTGTCTCACCGCAACCACGTGTTCTTGGTGAACCAGTATCCGTTCCTCAAGGAAGTCAATTAGCGTTAAAAGTTGAAGGAGTGTTACGACATGGTCGACGCGCTTCTCTTTATCGTTCTGTCGCTGCTGTTTGTATTTCTATTTCTACTTCGCCTCCATCTAAGATTAATTCGGATCAGAAG GATTCTAATACCAACGAACTACAGCAAACGGTTACGCCACATCGCGATTTCTTCGCTTGTGAATTCTTACTTTCATTAGGAAGTCCGGGTACAACTACAACACAGTGTGTAAGTAATACCACTAATGTCAACAATAACGTAAACAGTAGTGGTGGACAATATCAAGTTACGGCAAGCGCGAGTATACTTGACAAGGATGGCAATGTGTGGAAATGCGGACCGCGTTCCACGCTTCAAGTCAGGGTACACGAAGAGCCAACTAAAAGAAAGTTACCATAA
- the INTS7 gene encoding integrator complex subunit 7 isoform X1 produces the protein MIGMRMNAFNDTGLGEPEQDANTALIELDKGMFIVFKLTSNQFFYSSYRSKRYFLGLRSTKIGEQCEAIVRFPRLFEKYPFPILINSSLLKLAEVFRTGSNFLRVWVLRVCQQSEKHLDKILNVDEFVRRIYSVIHSNDPVARALTLRTLGSVAGIIPERQQVHHSIRRSLDSHDSVEVGAAIYAAQMFAAQSKLFAVSMCSKISDMIRGQATPASMKLQLIPILQYMHHDTFTASMVNELCMELLGSYPAVEFVRVTLSALSTLASATLIDVPQQVALLLRYLQDDPRLTIKRHALHLLHSLARRGAHLWPQGALNNLIESTTTLLQDGAGNKDLLIRTLDVIEVLSQSAVTCDANREEGNPLLSLCVNACYSPDPFIAVKAITILARVACYCYEENLPAYGIQDVVSCLESLIVLLALDDKYLYQLKVCLRSTVKLCQAQPSHCAIFVDAIGSTLFNTHAEGGQSEKQALALCEALGAIGSLGENTLLPLLPDILIKLEQTVHVHTKVMLCTLLFQMITGGYEWNSECLEAVEEVIKNVDGWAKYRIARSAARYGHHTIATQIFRSLKETVASEQLHFWLCGLELVTKAESFLIEKAGEIEGRERIHTVEKLNKAIARYASACASLKAASTPLRSLQFASEYSKLRCEFLQAIVQLLHSCRSLCTAPPPAITCTVVLSTKDDLQRYGRVTNQLRKSAQELKNCAENYQKLYQSAFDADPGSLINIRALQEICRLLANSIERVCNSTGIQTHQQNEVNFNFGDTVEMRQLARCCTELRRLAPSYIDEKKTTTLNHSRINCLVSQVMLLAGPKMRLPIPRYYFQALQATSVKLSVSPQPRVLGEPVSVPQGSQLALKVEGVLRHGRRASLYRSVAAVCISISTSPPSKINSDQKQDSNTNELQQTVTPHRDFFACEFLLSLGSPGTTTTQCVSNTTNVNNNVNSSGGQYQVTASASILDKDGNVWKCGPRSTLQVRVHEEPTKRKLP, from the exons ATGATTGGTATGCGAATGAACGCGTTTAATGATACAGGACTTGGTGAACCAGAACAAGATGCAAATACCGCACTTATAGAATTAGATAAAGGTATGTTTATAGTCTTCAAGTTAACCTCGAATCAATTTTTCTACAGTTCTTATCGTagtaaaagatattttttagGTCTACGATCAACAAAGATTGGCGAACAATGTGAAGCCATAGTGCGATTTCCTCGATTATTCGagaaatatccttttcctatattaataaattcttctttattaaaattagCAGAAGTTTTTCGTACTGGCAGTAATTTTTTACGTGTTTGGGTCCTTAGAGTATGCCAGCAAAGTGAGAAGCATTtagataaaattttaaatgttgATGAGTTTGTGAGACGTATTTATAGTGTTATACATTCTAATGATCCTGTTGCTAGAGCTTTGACTCTGCGAACATTAGGCAGTGTGGCTGGTATTATACCAGAAAGACAACAg gTTCATCATAGTATAAGAAGATCATTAGACTCTCACGATTCAGTTGAAGTTGGAGCTGCAATATATGCTGCCCAAATGTTTGCTGCACAATCAAAATTATTTGCTGTTTCCATGTGTAGCAAAATATCTGACATGATTAGAGGTCAAGCAACGCCAGCATCAATGAAATTACAACTTATACCTATTTTACAATATATGCATCATGATACTTTCACAGCTTCAATG GTAAATGAGCTTTGTATGGAACTCCTTGGTAGCTATCCAGCCGTTGAATTTGTGAGAGTCACATTAAGCGCTTTAAGTACACTAGCTTCTGCAACATTAATTGACGTTCCACAACAAGTTGCTCTTTTATTACGTTACCTGCAAGACGATCCAAGATTGACTATCAAACGCCATGCTTTACATCTACTGCATTCGTTAGCAAGAAGAGGAGCACATTTATGGCCGCAGGGCGCACTTAATAATTTGATag aaagtACTACAACACTTCTACAAGATGGTGCTGGGAATAAAGACCTTCTTATACGAACGTTAGACGTAATCGAG gtACTTAGTCAGAGTGCAGTAACATGTGATGCAAACAGGGAAGAAGGAAATCCCCTACTATCATTATGTGTAAATGCTTGCTATTCTCCTGATCCTTTCATTGCAGTGAAAGCAATTACTATTTTAGCTAGAGTTGCATGTTATTG CTATGAAGAAAATTTGCCAGCTTATGGTATACAAGATGTTGTATCTTGTCTGGAATCTTTGATTGTACTATTAGCATTGGATGACAAGTATTTATATCAGTTGAAAGTTTGTTTACGTTCGACAGTAAAACTATGTCAAGCTCAACCTAGCCATTGTGCAATATTTGTCGATGCTATAGGTAGTACACTCTTCAATACTCATGCAGAAGGTGGACAAAGTGAGAAACAAGCACTTGCTTTATGCGAAGCATTGGGTGCTATTGGAAGTTTAGGTGAAAATACATTACTTCCACTTTTACCAGACATATTAATAAAACTTGAACAAACTGTGCATGTACATACAAAG GTAATGTTATGTACGCTACTTTTTCAAATGATAACGGGAGGATATGAATGGAATTCAGAATGTTTGGAAGCAGTAGAAGAGGTTATTAAAAATGTAGATGGTTGGGCTAAATATCGAATTGCACGTAGTGCTGCAAGATATGGTCATCATACGATAGCAACTCAAATATTTAGGAGTTTAAAGGAAACAGTTGCGTCTGAACAATTACACTTTTGGTTATGTGGTTTGGAATTAGTTACGAAAGCTGAAAGTTTTCTCAT TGAAAAAGCGGGAGAAATAGAGGGCAGAGAAAGAATTCATACGGTGGAGAAGTTAAACAAAGCTATTGCGCGTTACGCGAGTGCATGCGCTTCATTAAAAGCTGCTAGTACGCCATTACGAAGTTTACAATTTGCTAGCGAATATTCGAAATTACGGTGTGAATTTCTTCAAGCCATTGTGCAACTTTTACATTCATGCAG aTCTCTTTGCACAGCTCCACCACCTGCTATTACATGTACAGTAGTTTTAAGTACAAAAGATGACCTACAGCGATACGGACGTGTTACTAATCAG TTGAGGAAATCAGCTCAAGAACTTAAAAACTGTGCGGAGAACTACCAGAAACTTTATCAATCAGCTTTTGATGCTGATCCTGGATCATTAATAAACATACGAGC ATTACAAGAAATTTGTCGTTTGTTAGCGAACAGCATCGAGCGTGTTTGCAACAGTACAGGAATTCAAACGCATCAACAAAACGAAGTCAATTTTAATTTTGGCGATACCGTAGAAATGCGTCAACTGGCTCGCTGTTGCACCGAGTTACGTCGTTTAGCGCCAAGCTATATAGATGAAAAGAAGACAACTACACTTAATCATTCGAGAATAAACTGCTTAGTCTCACAGGTGATGTTATTAGCTGGACCAAAAATGAGATTACCTATACCTCGATATTATTTCCAAGCTTTGCAAGCAACCAGTGTCAAGTTGTCTGTCTCACCGCAACCACGTGTTCTTGGTGAACCAGTATCCGTTCCTCAAGGAAGTCAATTAGCGTTAAAAGTTGAAGGAGTGTTACGACATGGTCGACGCGCTTCTCTTTATCGTTCTGTCGCTGCTGTTTGTATTTCTATTTCTACTTCGCCTCCATCTAAGATTAATTCGGATCAGAAG CAGGATTCTAATACCAACGAACTACAGCAAACGGTTACGCCACATCGCGATTTCTTCGCTTGTGAATTCTTACTTTCATTAGGAAGTCCGGGTACAACTACAACACAGTGTGTAAGTAATACCACTAATGTCAACAATAACGTAAACAGTAGTGGTGGACAATATCAAGTTACGGCAAGCGCGAGTATACTTGACAAGGATGGCAATGTGTGGAAATGCGGACCGCGTTCCACGCTTCAAGTCAGGGTACACGAAGAGCCAACTAAAAGAAAGTTACCATAA